The Heliorestis convoluta genome includes the window TATGATCCCCGCTATTAAACCTATCAAGGGGAGCCACATGACTCTAACACACCACCTTCGCCTTGAATCACTGAACGAAACCTTCTTGTCCCCATCCATATAACCATTGTACACCCTTGTACACGCGCCAAAGTCTAATCTTCTCCCAGAAGACTTCTCTTTATATAGTCTTGTCCCATTGGAATCTAGGATTATTATAGACATAAACCTTTATTTCCCACAAGGTATTTTTACGAAAAGAAAAGAAACCATTGTTAGAGAAGAGGTGATATGCTTGTTTCCGCCAGCCTTTGAACAGTTTGATATTTTGTCAGTCATTGATATTCTCTTGGTAGCTTATATTATCTATCGACTCACCTTATTTATAAAAGGCACCCGGGCTGTACAACTGCTCAAAGGTTTTGGTGTGCTCATTATCGCCTCCTACTTAAGCGAAGCTTTGAATCTTACTACTTTGAGCTGGATCTTAAAGCAAGCTTGGACAGCTTTGATCGTAGCTTTGCCGATTGTCTTTCAACCGGAATTGCGACGCACTCTGGAACAGCTTGGAAGAGGGAAGCTTTTTCGCGCTTCGGTCCCTATTATGGGAGAAGAAGATCGAAGCCAATTAATTGGAGAAGTTGTCCGAGCCATTGGCATATTAACGAAAAACAAAATCGGCGCTTTGCTTATTTTTGAGCGCCAGACTGGTGTCAACGATGTTATTGAGACAGGGACGAAGATCGACGGTAAAGTATCGGCTGAATTTTTGGTTAACATCTTTATCCCCAACACGCCTTTGCACGATGGCGCTGTTGTCATTCAAGGCGATCGCGTCGCCGCCGCAGGCTGTTATCTCCCTTTGACGGACAACCCTGACGTATCGAAAGAGATGGGCACTCGTCACCGTGCTGGTATAGGAATCACCGAGCAGAGCGATGCTGTTTCAGTCATTGTCTCTGAAGAGACAGGCACCATTTCTGTGGCTATCGATGGTATCATTACACGCCATCTCGATGAGACGACCTTATCAGCACGACTGGAAGAACTGCTGCAACCGAAAAACAGCAACAGCCGACCCTTTTGGCAATGGAGGAGTGGTCGATAGAAATGGATATTGCAGCAGAAGCTCGTAAAAACTGGGTATACAAAATCGCCGCCATCAGTCTCGCCATCTTACTCTGGATCTATGTACAAGCAGAGCACCAAGGAACGCAAGTTCTGACCATTCCTTTAGAAGTAGAGGGCATGCAAGCGGGGCTCGTCATAGAACCAGAACTTCCTCGTGTCGTCGAACTGCGTGTTCGTGGTCCGCGAGCGACCTTACAGAACCTTTCCGCGAAAGACTTTCAAGCCTCTTTATCCATGAGCGACATAGAGCTAGGGGCCGTTCAACGGACCATTCAAGTTAACTCACCGCCAAACATTCAAGTCATCAGTTACACACCCTCAGAGTTAGATATCAACGTCGATATATTAGAAAATCGATCTTTGCCTGTGCAGTATGAGCTAAAAGGAACGGTGCCGGCTGGTTACTTTATGCGAGATCCTGTTTTACAGCCTGCAGAAGTCATTATTAGTGGGCCTCGAGAACGAGTTCGCGCTGTCCAGAGAGCAACCATAGAAATTCCAATTGCATCTACAGAAACTTTTAGTCAAAAAATCCCCGTACGACTCGTTGAGACAGGTGCCAACCGCACCATCGGTGATATTCGGATTTCACCACAATCCATTGACGTAACTGTCCCAATTGTAGAAGAATTGGCTAGCAAAAGCGTTCCCATTGAACCTCAACTTTCAGGAGCACCCGCCAAAGGTCTTCGGATTACAGGGACTCGTGTAGAGCCTGCCAACCTTACAATAACAGCAGGTTCAGAGCGTATCAAAGACATTGAGAGCTTGCGTACCCTACCGATTGACATTAACGAGATCAAAGGCGAAGTGACGCGAGAAGTCAACCTCATGATCCCCACAGGCGTACAGACTCAAAACGGTATCAGCCGCGTTAAAGTGACTGTTCTCGTAGAAGGCCAACTAGAAGAAGCCAGGCCTGCACCCACAACACCAATAGGACCACCAGCCGGACAAGGGCCCACAACACCTATAGAG containing:
- the cdaA gene encoding diadenylate cyclase CdaA, producing MFPPAFEQFDILSVIDILLVAYIIYRLTLFIKGTRAVQLLKGFGVLIIASYLSEALNLTTLSWILKQAWTALIVALPIVFQPELRRTLEQLGRGKLFRASVPIMGEEDRSQLIGEVVRAIGILTKNKIGALLIFERQTGVNDVIETGTKIDGKVSAEFLVNIFIPNTPLHDGAVVIQGDRVAAAGCYLPLTDNPDVSKEMGTRHRAGIGITEQSDAVSVIVSEETGTISVAIDGIITRHLDETTLSARLEELLQPKNSNSRPFWQWRSGR
- a CDS encoding CdaR family protein; this translates as MDIAAEARKNWVYKIAAISLAILLWIYVQAEHQGTQVLTIPLEVEGMQAGLVIEPELPRVVELRVRGPRATLQNLSAKDFQASLSMSDIELGAVQRTIQVNSPPNIQVISYTPSELDINVDILENRSLPVQYELKGTVPAGYFMRDPVLQPAEVIISGPRERVRAVQRATIEIPIASTETFSQKIPVRLVETGANRTIGDIRISPQSIDVTVPIVEELASKSVPIEPQLSGAPAKGLRITGTRVEPANLTITAGSERIKDIESLRTLPIDINEIKGEVTREVNLMIPTGVQTQNGISRVKVTVLVEGQLEEARPAPTTPIGPPAGQGPTTPIEPQNPPENGEPAPAEGLDEEF